The following are encoded in a window of Lacinutrix sp. WUR7 genomic DNA:
- a CDS encoding DUF983 domain-containing protein codes for MFKKGSKLYSILTGACPKCHQESMYCDTNPYHLSKTLSMNEKCSHCGIKYKIEPSFFYGAMYVSYAVGIAFAVAAAVISGVFLKASIHYVFASIVGTLIVFAPIIMRLSRNIWINMFVHYDKNAVKKQ; via the coding sequence ATGTTTAAAAAAGGTTCTAAATTATATAGTATTTTAACGGGTGCATGCCCAAAGTGTCATCAAGAATCTATGTATTGTGATACCAATCCGTATCACTTATCAAAGACATTAAGCATGAACGAGAAATGCTCTCATTGTGGTATCAAATACAAGATAGAGCCATCGTTTTTTTATGGCGCCATGTATGTTAGTTATGCTGTTGGTATTGCTTTTGCTGTCGCTGCTGCTGTAATTAGCGGGGTTTTTCTAAAAGCTTCTATTCATTATGTTTTTGCTTCTATAGTTGGAACATTAATTGTTTTTGCTCCTATAATAATGCGTTTATCCAGAAATATATGGATCAATATGTTTGTTCATTATGATAAGAATGCAGTAAAAAAACAATAA
- the gldL gene encoding gliding motility protein GldL has product MAQKGKITVTNMIYGLGAAIVIVGALFKIQHWPYGSEILTLGMIVEALVFTYSAFERQSSDLDWSLVYPELSGGASLGAKKTKEEPKDAEGLLSKKLDNLLKDAKIDGELMASLGASIKNFEGAAKGISPTVDGIQAQKKYSEEMSLAAAQMESLNSLYKVQMESASRQASINEEAVENATKLKEQMQSLASNLSSLNGVYGGMLSAMNKN; this is encoded by the coding sequence ATGGCACAAAAAGGTAAAATCACAGTAACTAATATGATCTACGGATTAGGAGCAGCAATTGTAATCGTTGGAGCTTTATTTAAAATTCAGCACTGGCCTTATGGTTCTGAAATCCTAACTTTAGGTATGATTGTAGAAGCATTAGTATTTACATATTCAGCTTTTGAAAGACAATCAAGTGATTTAGACTGGTCTTTAGTATATCCTGAATTATCAGGTGGTGCTTCATTAGGTGCTAAGAAAACAAAAGAAGAACCTAAAGATGCTGAAGGTTTACTTTCTAAAAAATTAGATAACTTATTAAAGGATGCTAAAATTGATGGTGAATTAATGGCAAGTTTAGGAGCAAGTATCAAAAATTTTGAAGGTGCTGCTAAAGGAATCTCTCCAACTGTAGATGGAATTCAAGCACAAAAGAAATATAGCGAAGAAATGTCTTTAGCTGCTGCACAAATGGAGTCTTTAAATAGTCTTTATAAAGTACAAATGGAAAGTGCAAGTAGACAAGCTAGTATTAATGAAGAAGCTGTTGAAAATGCAACTAAATTAAAAGAGCAAATGCAATCACTAGCTTCAAACTTATCTTCATTAAATGGAGTATATGGTGGAATGCTTTCTGCAATGAACAAAAACTAA
- the topA gene encoding type I DNA topoisomerase — protein sequence MAKNLVIVESPAKAKTIEKFLGKDFKVESSFGHIADLPSKELGVDVEGDFEPKYEVSKDKKAVVKKLKDLAKKADMVWLASDEDREGEAIAWHLAETLKLDKEKTKRIVFHEITKTAIKKAIENPRDIDYHLVDAQQARRVLDRIVGYELSPVLWRKVKGGLSAGRVQSVSVRLIVEKEREITNFTAEASYRIDAEFSNEAGQSFKAKLPKNFATKKEAYAFLESNANANFKVADLQKKPAKKSPAAPFTTSTLQQEAARKLYFSVSKTMNMAQRLYEAGLITYMRTDSVNLSDEAKNGAQAEIESAYGEKYSKPRNYKGKSKGAQEAHEAIRPTNFATHSVDIDRDQARLYDLIWKRAIASQMSEAQLERTNVRIESSTNKEIFTANGEVIKFEGFLKVYLEGTDDEDVEQDGMLPAMKVNETLLNNYITATERYTRPPARYTEASLVKKLEELGIGRPSTYAPTISTIQNRNYVEKGTVDGVERDYTQLTLSSGKVKDVILTEKVGSDKGKLVPTDIGMIVTDFLVNHFESILDYNFTAKVENQFDDIAEGKKDWKKMMKSFYKTFHPKVEDVQENAERESGERILGKDPKTGKRVSVRLGKFGPMVQLGEPDDEETPTYASLSPDQQLGTISFEEAMDLFQLPKNLGTYEGEEVQVNNGRFGPYVKFGTAYVSLPKGTDPLTVELDDAIVLIKEKQKADAPIYHYQDLPVQKGKGRFGPFIKWNDMFINVNKKYDWDDLSDADIVELIETKIQKEIDKVIHNWEDEGIRVEKARWGRFNILQGKVKIELPKTTDAPALTLEEVKGIIEQNAPKKKAKKKAPAKKKAPAKKKAPAKKKTTAKKK from the coding sequence ATGGCGAAGAATTTAGTTATAGTAGAGTCACCTGCGAAAGCAAAAACTATTGAAAAATTTCTTGGAAAGGATTTTAAAGTAGAGTCTAGTTTTGGACATATTGCAGATTTACCTTCTAAGGAATTAGGGGTAGATGTAGAAGGTGATTTTGAACCTAAATATGAAGTATCTAAAGATAAAAAAGCAGTTGTAAAAAAACTGAAGGATTTAGCTAAAAAAGCAGACATGGTTTGGCTAGCTAGTGATGAAGATAGAGAAGGAGAAGCAATTGCATGGCATTTAGCAGAAACGCTAAAGCTAGATAAAGAGAAGACGAAACGTATTGTTTTTCATGAGATTACTAAAACGGCTATTAAAAAGGCAATTGAAAATCCTAGAGATATCGATTACCATTTAGTAGATGCGCAACAAGCACGTAGAGTTTTAGATAGAATTGTAGGTTATGAACTTTCTCCTGTGTTATGGCGAAAAGTAAAAGGAGGTCTTTCTGCAGGACGTGTACAATCGGTTTCTGTGCGTCTAATTGTTGAAAAAGAAAGAGAGATTACCAATTTTACAGCAGAAGCATCGTATAGAATTGATGCAGAATTTTCTAATGAAGCTGGACAGTCTTTCAAAGCGAAGCTTCCTAAGAATTTTGCAACAAAAAAAGAAGCCTATGCGTTTCTAGAAAGTAATGCGAATGCCAATTTTAAAGTTGCCGATCTTCAGAAAAAACCAGCAAAAAAATCACCAGCAGCACCTTTTACAACTTCGACTTTACAACAAGAAGCAGCAAGAAAATTATATTTTTCAGTAAGTAAAACCATGAATATGGCGCAACGTCTATATGAAGCCGGTTTGATTACGTATATGAGAACAGATAGTGTAAACTTATCTGACGAAGCAAAAAATGGCGCACAAGCAGAAATTGAATCTGCTTATGGTGAAAAATATAGCAAACCAAGAAATTATAAAGGAAAGTCTAAAGGTGCTCAAGAAGCGCATGAGGCGATTCGTCCTACTAATTTTGCAACGCACTCTGTGGATATAGACAGAGATCAAGCAAGATTATACGATTTAATTTGGAAACGTGCTATTGCATCACAAATGAGTGAAGCGCAATTAGAACGTACCAATGTTAGAATAGAATCGTCCACAAATAAAGAAATCTTTACAGCAAATGGAGAGGTTATTAAATTTGAAGGATTTTTAAAAGTATACTTAGAAGGTACAGATGATGAAGATGTAGAGCAAGACGGGATGCTTCCAGCAATGAAAGTAAACGAGACGCTTTTAAATAATTACATTACCGCAACAGAACGTTACACAAGACCACCAGCAAGATATACAGAAGCTTCTTTAGTGAAGAAGTTAGAAGAACTTGGTATTGGTAGACCGTCTACCTATGCACCAACTATTTCTACTATTCAAAATAGAAATTATGTAGAGAAAGGAACTGTAGATGGTGTAGAACGCGATTATACACAACTTACCTTAAGTAGTGGGAAAGTGAAAGATGTAATACTTACAGAAAAAGTAGGATCGGATAAAGGAAAATTAGTACCAACAGATATTGGTATGATTGTAACCGATTTTTTAGTAAATCATTTTGAAAGTATTTTAGATTATAATTTTACAGCGAAAGTTGAAAATCAATTTGATGATATAGCAGAAGGAAAGAAGGATTGGAAAAAGATGATGAAATCTTTCTACAAAACATTCCATCCTAAAGTAGAAGACGTACAAGAAAATGCCGAAAGAGAATCTGGAGAACGTATTTTAGGAAAAGATCCAAAGACAGGAAAACGTGTTAGTGTACGTTTAGGTAAATTTGGACCAATGGTGCAATTGGGAGAACCAGACGATGAAGAAACACCAACCTATGCTAGTTTAAGTCCGGATCAGCAATTAGGAACTATTTCTTTTGAGGAAGCGATGGACTTGTTTCAGCTTCCTAAAAATTTAGGAACTTACGAAGGAGAAGAAGTGCAAGTAAATAATGGACGTTTTGGTCCTTATGTGAAGTTTGGAACAGCCTATGTTTCGCTACCAAAAGGAACCGATCCATTAACGGTAGAGTTAGACGATGCTATTGTTTTAATTAAAGAAAAACAAAAAGCAGACGCACCAATTTATCATTATCAAGATTTACCAGTACAAAAAGGAAAAGGTCGTTTTGGTCCATTTATAAAATGGAACGATATGTTTATTAACGTAAACAAAAAGTACGACTGGGATGATTTATCCGATGCGGATATTGTAGAATTAATTGAAACAAAAATCCAAAAAGAAATCGATAAGGTTATTCATAATTGGGAAGATGAAGGCATTCGTGTGGAAAAAGCACGTTGGGGAAGATTCAATATATTACAAGGTAAAGTGAAAATTGAATTGCCTAAAACAACAGATGCTCCAGCTTTAACTTTAGAAGAAGTAAAAGGAATCATCGAACAAAATGCGCCTAAGAAGAAAGCGAAGAAAAAAGCTCCAGCAAAGAAAAAAGCTCCAGCAAAGAAAAAGGCACCTGCAAAGAAAAAAACAACAGCAAAAAAGAAATAA
- the gldK gene encoding gliding motility lipoprotein GldK, whose protein sequence is MKNFLLLTVVLAFLTSCGSGDRGQLVGVKGKKWHPEKPYGMELIPGGAFIMGKSDDDLAGIQDAPTKTVTVRSFYMDATEITNSEYRKFVQWVRDSTIRTKLAILADEVGATPGDGGIGDFAFKDADPENMNAYEQYMYDNYSGMGETGYEGRKLNHDVDLLFDTSEYPDEYYVEVMDTMYLPIEESYNGQRTWDVSKFKFQYTYMDIEKAAKVSNKGKRRSEFLITEAVEIYPDTTAWIRDFAYSYNEPMHNDYFWHDAYGEYPVVGISWKQAKAFCEWRTLYHNAYRKEKNQHFVNEYRLPSEAEWEYAARGGLQGATFPWGGPYPKNDRGCFMANFKPLRGDYAADQALYTVEAKSYEPNDYNLYNMAGNVSEWVSASYDPGSYEYVSTINPSVNDVNNQRKVVRGGSWKDVAYYLQVSSRDYEYADSARSYIGFRTVQDYMGTDVTANAR, encoded by the coding sequence ATGAAGAATTTTCTTTTATTAACAGTAGTTTTAGCATTCCTTACAAGTTGTGGTTCTGGAGACAGAGGGCAGTTAGTAGGTGTTAAAGGAAAAAAATGGCATCCAGAAAAACCTTACGGAATGGAATTAATTCCTGGAGGAGCATTTATTATGGGTAAATCAGATGATGATTTAGCTGGAATTCAAGATGCGCCAACAAAAACGGTAACAGTAAGATCGTTCTATATGGACGCAACTGAAATCACAAATAGTGAGTATCGTAAATTTGTACAATGGGTTAGAGATTCTACTATTAGAACCAAACTTGCAATATTAGCAGATGAGGTAGGAGCAACTCCTGGAGATGGTGGTATTGGTGATTTTGCGTTTAAAGATGCAGATCCAGAAAACATGAATGCTTATGAGCAGTACATGTATGATAACTACAGTGGAATGGGTGAAACTGGTTACGAGGGAAGAAAATTAAATCACGATGTTGATTTACTTTTTGATACTTCAGAATATCCAGATGAATACTATGTGGAAGTAATGGACACGATGTACTTACCTATTGAAGAGTCTTATAATGGACAACGTACTTGGGATGTTTCTAAATTTAAATTTCAATATACATACATGGATATTGAAAAAGCTGCAAAAGTTAGTAATAAAGGAAAAAGAAGATCTGAATTCTTAATTACAGAAGCTGTAGAGATTTATCCAGATACTACTGCTTGGATTAGAGATTTTGCATATTCATATAACGAACCAATGCACAATGATTATTTCTGGCACGATGCTTATGGAGAATATCCAGTAGTAGGTATTTCTTGGAAACAAGCAAAAGCTTTTTGTGAATGGAGAACTTTATATCACAATGCATATAGAAAAGAAAAGAATCAACATTTTGTTAATGAGTATAGATTACCATCTGAGGCAGAATGGGAATATGCTGCAAGAGGAGGTTTACAAGGAGCAACTTTCCCTTGGGGAGGACCTTATCCTAAAAACGATAGAGGATGTTTCATGGCAAACTTTAAACCTTTAAGAGGTGACTATGCTGCAGATCAAGCTTTATATACAGTAGAAGCGAAATCTTATGAACCAAACGACTATAACTTATATAATATGGCTGGAAACGTTTCAGAATGGGTAAGTGCATCTTACGATCCTGGTTCTTATGAGTATGTTTCTACAATTAACCCTAGTGTTAATGATGTAAACAACCAAAGAAAAGTAGTTAGAGGTGGATCTTGGAAAGATGTTGCTTACTACCTACAAGTAAGTTCAAGAGATTATGAGTATGCGGATTCTGCAAGAAGTTATATTGGCTTTAGAACTGTTCAAGATTACATGGGAACAGATGTAACAGCTAATGCTAGATAA
- a CDS encoding FAD-binding oxidoreductase — protein MNVDYIIVGCGLAGIHFCEQLKANNKSFVVFDNKSQHSSVVAGGLYNPVVLKRFTSVWKSKEQLELALPIYSKLENDLKVTLDHKTPVYRRFTSVQEQNEWFTASDKPELSEYLSTQIIKNNNDAIDATFGFGKVLETGRIDTKLLIESYKKQLLENNQLLEEGFHYEDLLTEDTIQYKDITAKHIVFAEGFGVKKNPFFKDLPLKEVKGELLTIHAPDLKMDYVLKSSVFLIPVGNDLYTVGATYDWKDKTNNITAEAREALLKKLKTFLKCDFEVVNQVAGIRPTVTDRRPLVGQHEIHKNMYVLNGLGTRGVMIAPYVAKQLLDCIENNIALENDIDIARFK, from the coding sequence ATGAACGTAGATTACATAATTGTAGGTTGTGGACTTGCAGGAATTCATTTCTGTGAGCAATTAAAAGCCAATAATAAAAGCTTTGTGGTATTTGATAATAAATCACAGCATTCTTCTGTAGTAGCAGGAGGTTTGTATAATCCTGTGGTTCTAAAACGATTTACTTCCGTTTGGAAAAGTAAAGAACAGTTAGAATTGGCACTTCCTATTTATAGTAAATTAGAAAACGATTTAAAAGTAACCCTAGATCATAAAACACCAGTCTATAGAAGGTTCACTTCTGTGCAAGAACAAAACGAATGGTTTACAGCTTCCGACAAGCCTGAGCTTAGCGAATATCTTTCTACACAGATTATTAAAAATAATAACGACGCTATTGATGCTACTTTTGGCTTTGGAAAAGTTTTAGAAACCGGAAGAATTGATACTAAACTATTAATTGAAAGCTATAAAAAACAACTATTAGAAAACAATCAACTACTAGAAGAAGGTTTTCATTATGAAGACTTACTTACAGAAGACACTATTCAATATAAAGATATTACTGCAAAACATATCGTTTTTGCGGAAGGCTTCGGTGTTAAAAAGAATCCGTTTTTTAAAGACCTTCCATTAAAAGAAGTAAAAGGAGAATTACTAACTATTCACGCTCCAGATTTAAAAATGGACTACGTTTTAAAATCGAGTGTTTTTCTAATACCAGTAGGAAACGATTTGTACACTGTTGGGGCAACTTACGATTGGAAAGATAAAACCAACAACATAACAGCAGAAGCTAGAGAAGCCCTCTTAAAAAAGCTTAAAACGTTTTTAAAATGCGATTTTGAAGTCGTAAATCAAGTTGCAGGTATACGACCAACAGTTACCGATAGAAGACCTCTTGTTGGACAACACGAAATACATAAAAACATGTATGTGCTTAATGGTTTGGGAACACGTGGTGTGATGATAGCGCCTTATGTAGCAAAACAACTATTGGATTGTATTGAAAACAATATTGCCTTAGAAAACGACATTGATATTGCAAGGTTTAAATAA
- the gldM gene encoding gliding motility protein GldM: MAGGKASARQKMINLMYLVFIAMMAMNMSKEVLSAFGLMEAKFADSNEATTDRNDKLLAALEIKSDENPKEFKIPAARAQEVKIASDKFYKYVESLKSDLVKAGQYKLDEQGKLPFEAMDKTDILDEAWFTGDRLTKKGQEVMDNINAYKKAINDILAKDESYRGRAQAFAKTFSTEAVPNKDGKKIDWLAYNYQGFPAIASYTKLTAMQNDIKVTESDMFSLFLGNIVSEATTLNNYKAIVLADKSAFFAGEKFQGRVVIGKYANVAPTKLTVQGNEVDLSKAIDSTGAATLDFNVGNVGEHQIEGKFTFIENGKELEIPIVNANYVVVPRPNSATISADKMNVVYRGVTNPMTISFAGVPDNKVSASGAGLSKGSGTGKYNMVPTTGKEVTINVTAKLDDGTPASDRKTFRIKDIPKPSGQMAGKTGQFSLPRNNVEIGKVEAVLEDFDFDLPLKVTSFKFKVPGSPSVTCQGNRLNSQAKSALRKAKRGSDVQIFDIKSSSNGPRIKPAAAIIIQLSN, translated from the coding sequence ATGGCAGGAGGAAAAGCATCCGCAAGGCAGAAAATGATTAACTTGATGTATTTAGTATTCATCGCAATGATGGCTATGAATATGTCTAAAGAGGTACTTTCAGCATTTGGACTGATGGAAGCGAAATTCGCAGATTCTAACGAAGCAACTACAGACAGAAATGATAAGTTACTTGCTGCATTAGAAATTAAATCTGATGAAAATCCAAAGGAATTTAAAATACCTGCTGCAAGAGCGCAGGAAGTTAAAATTGCTTCAGATAAATTTTACAAGTATGTAGAATCTTTAAAGAGTGATCTAGTAAAAGCAGGTCAGTATAAACTAGATGAACAAGGGAAGTTGCCTTTTGAAGCAATGGACAAAACAGACATCTTAGATGAAGCTTGGTTTACAGGAGATCGTTTAACTAAGAAAGGTCAAGAGGTAATGGATAATATTAATGCTTATAAAAAAGCGATTAATGATATTCTTGCAAAAGATGAAAGTTATAGAGGTAGAGCACAAGCTTTCGCTAAAACGTTCAGTACAGAAGCTGTTCCTAATAAAGATGGAAAAAAGATTGATTGGTTAGCATATAACTATCAAGGTTTTCCAGCAATTGCTTCTTATACGAAATTAACAGCAATGCAAAATGATATTAAAGTTACAGAATCAGATATGTTTAGTCTGTTTTTAGGAAACATTGTTTCTGAAGCTACAACTTTAAATAACTATAAAGCAATTGTATTGGCTGACAAGTCTGCGTTTTTTGCAGGTGAGAAATTCCAAGGAAGAGTGGTTATTGGTAAGTATGCTAATGTTGCACCTACTAAATTAACTGTTCAAGGGAATGAAGTGGATTTATCTAAAGCTATTGATTCAACAGGAGCTGCTACTTTAGATTTCAACGTTGGAAATGTTGGTGAGCACCAAATAGAAGGTAAATTTACTTTTATTGAGAATGGTAAGGAATTAGAAATTCCTATTGTTAACGCAAACTACGTTGTAGTACCAAGACCAAATTCTGCAACTATATCTGCTGATAAAATGAATGTAGTGTATCGTGGTGTAACAAACCCAATGACTATTTCTTTTGCAGGTGTACCAGATAATAAAGTATCTGCTAGTGGAGCAGGTCTAAGTAAAGGTTCTGGAACAGGTAAATACAACATGGTGCCAACTACTGGTAAAGAAGTAACTATTAACGTTACAGCTAAACTAGATGACGGTACTCCAGCTTCAGATAGAAAGACTTTTAGAATTAAAGATATTCCTAAACCTTCAGGTCAAATGGCAGGTAAAACAGGACAATTTAGTTTACCAAGAAACAATGTGGAGATTGGTAAAGTAGAAGCTGTTTTAGAAGATTTCGATTTTGATTTACCTTTAAAAGTAACATCATTCAAATTTAAAGTACCAGGTTCACCTAGTGTAACTTGTCAAGGTAACAGACTTAATTCGCAAGCTAAATCTGCTTTACGTAAAGCAAAACGTGGTTCAGATGTACAAATATTTGATATTAAATCAAGTAGTAATGGACCAAGAATTAAGCCAGCAGCAGCAATTATTATTCAGTTGTCTAACTAA
- the gldN gene encoding gliding motility protein GldN yields the protein MNYKSFLLTIFSVALTTTGFSQANILNAKTPQEIGVRTEAQKAVDNDKPLEYGYVDDRDIMYSKMTWEKVVLDERVNFPLYYPIDTNNIGSNRRSLYDVLTKAIKQGKIENVYDDSYFTAKRSLKDLKDITSKVDTLDIGYDQLNADGFVDAEYITKREISSYDVSAYLIKGLWYFDKRQGELKYRLLGLAPAAADVNFIDSDDEENKEPNALYWIFFPDAREVLHEAKSFNNKNSAVPFSFDHILNSRRFNGYVFKEENVFGDRTVDEYITENALMQLLESDRIKDKIRNFEMDMWSY from the coding sequence ATGAATTATAAATCTTTTTTATTAACCATTTTTAGTGTAGCGCTAACAACTACAGGTTTTTCGCAAGCGAATATTTTAAATGCGAAAACACCTCAAGAAATTGGAGTTAGAACCGAAGCACAAAAAGCTGTAGATAATGATAAACCATTAGAATACGGTTATGTAGATGATAGAGACATTATGTACTCTAAAATGACTTGGGAAAAAGTGGTTTTAGACGAGCGTGTAAACTTTCCTTTATACTATCCTATTGATACCAATAACATTGGAAGTAACAGACGTTCTCTATATGATGTTTTAACAAAAGCAATCAAACAAGGTAAAATAGAAAATGTATATGACGATTCTTACTTTACTGCAAAACGTAGCTTAAAAGATTTAAAAGACATAACTTCTAAAGTAGATACTTTAGATATTGGTTATGACCAATTAAATGCAGATGGCTTTGTAGATGCAGAATATATTACTAAAAGAGAAATATCTTCTTACGATGTAAGTGCATATTTAATAAAAGGTCTTTGGTACTTTGACAAACGTCAAGGAGAACTTAAATATAGATTACTAGGTCTTGCTCCAGCAGCAGCCGATGTAAACTTTATTGATAGTGATGACGAAGAGAATAAAGAGCCAAACGCTTTATATTGGATATTTTTTCCAGATGCAAGAGAAGTTTTACATGAAGCAAAATCATTCAATAATAAAAATAGTGCTGTACCATTTTCATTCGATCATATTTTAAATTCTAGACGTTTTAACGGCTATGTGTTTAAAGAAGAAAACGTGTTTGGGGATAGAACAGTAGACGAGTATATTACTGAAAATGCTTTAATGCAACTATTAGAATCTGATAGAATTAAAGATAAAATTAGAAACTTTGAAATGGACATGTGGTCTTACTAA
- a CDS encoding formimidoylglutamase — MNFDFLSPVSDLVLAHNELLPVQALGRKLKIHSKQQGVPDLDGVQLAILGVLETRNDVNHIGEDFSLNEIRKSFYALFPGSWNTTIADLGDINKGESVEDTYFALKTTITILVQKGIIPIIIGGSQDLTYANYRAYDDIIPMVNIVNVDAKFDLGDSAKPIKNNSFVGKIILDQPFNLFNYSAIGYQTYFNSQEEIDLMERLYFDAYRLGEVSNDITVVEPIMRDANIVSIDLGAVKSSEVSLSQKMSPNGLDGKEVCAISRYAGISNKVTSFGLWEYKPSKDDEITSMLISQIIWYFIEGVNYRVKDDDFKDENNYQKFITLIEDQDLVFYKSVKTGRWWIEIPFLNEMNNKLKRHTLLPCMHQDYVDACNNIIPERWYKAFQKNCV, encoded by the coding sequence ATGAATTTTGATTTTCTTTCACCAGTTTCCGATTTAGTTTTAGCGCATAACGAGTTGTTACCCGTGCAGGCTTTAGGTAGAAAATTGAAAATACATTCTAAGCAACAAGGTGTTCCAGATTTAGATGGCGTCCAGCTTGCTATATTAGGAGTTCTTGAAACCAGAAATGATGTTAATCATATAGGAGAAGATTTCAGCTTAAACGAAATACGAAAATCCTTTTATGCTCTTTTTCCTGGAAGTTGGAATACAACTATTGCCGATTTAGGCGATATTAATAAAGGAGAATCTGTAGAAGATACTTATTTTGCTTTAAAGACTACAATTACCATTTTAGTTCAAAAAGGTATTATTCCAATAATTATTGGAGGAAGTCAAGATTTAACCTACGCCAATTATCGTGCTTATGACGATATCATACCAATGGTGAATATTGTTAATGTAGATGCTAAGTTTGATTTAGGGGATTCTGCAAAACCAATTAAAAATAACAGTTTTGTTGGGAAAATAATATTAGACCAACCTTTTAATCTGTTTAACTATTCTGCAATCGGGTATCAAACCTATTTCAATTCGCAAGAAGAAATAGATTTAATGGAGCGATTGTATTTTGATGCCTATCGCTTAGGTGAAGTTTCTAATGATATTACTGTTGTAGAACCTATAATGCGAGATGCAAATATTGTAAGTATAGATTTAGGAGCCGTTAAATCATCTGAAGTTAGTTTAAGCCAGAAAATGTCACCAAATGGTTTAGATGGTAAAGAAGTTTGTGCTATTTCGCGTTATGCTGGAATAAGTAATAAGGTAACTTCTTTTGGTCTTTGGGAGTATAAGCCTTCTAAAGATGACGAGATCACATCTATGTTAATCTCTCAGATAATCTGGTACTTTATAGAAGGTGTTAATTATAGAGTTAAAGATGATGATTTTAAAGATGAAAATAATTATCAAAAGTTTATTACACTTATCGAAGATCAAGATTTAGTGTTTTATAAAAGTGTTAAAACGGGTAGATGGTGGATTGAAATACCTTTTTTAAATGAAATGAATAATAAATTAAAAAGACATACGTTATTACCATGCATGCATCAAGATTATGTGGACGCTTGTAACAATATAATACCAGAGAGATGGTACAAAGCATTTCAAAAGAATTGTGTATAA